In Anolis sagrei isolate rAnoSag1 chromosome 5, rAnoSag1.mat, whole genome shotgun sequence, the DNA window ttggggagataaagtggggtataaataataataatagtaataataataataataataataaaactgtatttataacTCTTAAACttattaaaggctttcatggctggaatctctggattgttaaagtttttcaggctgtacgaCGGAAagaatgtttcagaagcattctttctttcatggccatacatcctgaaaaacttacaacaacccaattcttgAACTGTTTGCTGACTCTACTACCTTGGTTGTTTGGACTTTGTTCTGAGGGCCAGTCCAGACGGTACCTCTATTCTAGGAGCTTCCACAGAAAACagaagggtggccagatgcccTTCCCTGTAAATGCAGGagtaattgctacaaaaggcaaaaaccgcGAGATTTCCATGTGCGGGAATATCGCAGTTTTCTGCCAAATATGcggatcttcacatgtctgtatgttcctgcaatcggaaatcatgtgattttttaaatctgggctttagatgtttgttcctgattggttggttcctaaaaagaaggtgacacttgagtagaatgTGAAAACTTTGTTTATGTAGCAGATATTCCATGAAATGTCTTGAGTGCATAGTTTTTCTGGTAAGGGCAAGGAATGGAAGTGATTTGCATATCTGAATCTCCGCACatctgcatatctgcatcttgagaattttttaaaaactgccaaaGTTTCCAGTAGGAGTCCCATAGGGGCCATCTTGGGAGACTCTAAATCTctcaacaaagcatcaagtctgaacaacagaggcagaaatcccagaccagcaggtctgtgtgtggacctcttctgaagtcctgggatttttattttttttttttttgccctggtttagtgttgtctggaagcaccctcagtctAGAATTATTTTGTTTCAGTCTGATTCTAGCCACGCAAAGAGATGGCAGACAAAACATCATTTCCCTTTCTTAAAAGGAagttttcaaatgtaatttcctCACATTCTAAAACCTGTAATATTGTTTTGAAAAGGTAAGAAATGTCCAACAGGCAGTCTTTCTTttagaattaaaatatataaaaagagaatTACAATGTAattaagtattttaaaaatatttcctcgTGAGTAAAGTACAAACCTGTCGTTTCCACTCTCATTTAAGGGAAGATAGgtctggaaaggaaggaaggaaggaaggaaggaaggaaggaaggaaggaaggaaggaaggacttcaAAAAAACTAACAATTGTCACTCATTATAGTCGATAGGTCTCTTAGTTGAATAATGTACTATATACAGTGTTTGATAGacttaattgttttaaatagtgTTAAATTAGTTTCAGTGTTTTTGCCTGTCCTTTTGCATTGTTAAATTGTCTCTGACTTTGCAAAGACTTTTGTTTTCACTTCCCATGGAAGATGGAAATCCAGTAAAAGCATAGAAAAAGGGCATGGAGAAAGAGTGGGAAGGAattctttaaggcagtggttctcaatctgtaggtcccgagatcttttgccttcaactcccacaaatcctaacagctggtaaactctctgggacttttgggagttgtaggccaaaatacttgaggacccataggttgagaactactgctaagGTGATCTTTTATGGTAAGAAGCAAAGTTAAACCCCCAGTGGCTTTTCACATGGTCACCAAATCATTTtgtgcaaacatgagtagatagTGATATATGAAAGAATTTGGAGGTGCTCCCTTCGCTTTCTCAAGGGCAGAACATGGTAACATTCCTTAACACCCAACCACTATCCGGGGGCCCTTTTAACTACAGAAGCATAGCACTATGATTACACTTTAATTGTCAGAGCAATTCCTAGGGAATCCTGTGTTGTGTGGTTTGGCGAGGCTCttagactttctgggggagaaccctccctaaactgccaacaccaagattccataggatatcACGGTAGGAATGAAAGTGGAATGtacagtagagttttgcttattcaacataaactggctggcagaacgtcggataaacgaaagtgttggataatatggagtctcttaCTGTTATCCATCTGATACGgagctagacacctagaatactaacaacagggactcaaagggttaaggcaatgcaatgcctcagggctagagtgcccagcaggaagtgccgggatgtagaagaggagcatggaaatcacagagggaaggagggaggacacttctGCTTCCGGTCCTGTCTCTTTCCcccatttcctccctcctcctcctccttgtctgcTCTTTTTcgcttattgggaatggagagaaagttgaggaatgctctttaattgaaggggaaattaGGGCGAAAAGGAGGGGCAACGGATAGGAGGAATGTCAGATAAGATGGATTGTCTGATAAGCGAGACCCTACTGTACTATCATAACGTAATGTGAAAAGGCCCAAGGGTGAATAGCTCACTAAACTCACCGATCTCCCATAAGTGTGAGTCACAGAagttaacgggggggggggggggggttgcttccagtaaaaaaatatatatgaaattatggctatttaagcaagcctttgcaatctagtgcaatagacaaacacagaattTTGTGAAATTGAATATGGGAATGGCTCAGACAATGATTTTGGACAATGAGGCTATCAGTGAAGGTACTTGTTTtatatattggttttatatgttttttaaagatcttattatatatacttttaaattctgttttaaatatggttttaagtATATATTTTTAAGGCATCGAATGACTGCCTGATtgcaagccaccttgagtcacctttgggttcaggaaaggcaggatagaaatatcataaacaaacaaataaataaataactggttCTTTGAAAGATCATCTATGAAGTCACagaattatgattattatgattattatatttatatcctgctttatcccTCCCacaagagactcaaagcggcttaacataaaaacatcagcatacaatttaaaatatacaaatatacatatattaaaagagcacaatcctctctccttccctttattAGAttaaaaaacttcatttttgaggGACAAATTAAGGAAATTAAATGGGAAACACACTGAAGCATGGACAAAAGCAGAACAGGATTCTTGCCAAAAGGATTGTTTAGCTCTATATGTTTCCGCAGATATATGGTACAGGTACAGGTTGACCCATATTTGTGAATCAGCAACCCATTCTATCAAATCAGTCTTCTTAATATGAGCACTAGGAACTATTTCCTCTTCTCACTGGCTCGTTCTGGTTATAATAGGGACTGTCCACTTTTTGACTGTGACTCCACTATTCAACTGAACAACTAAGTTTTTTATCAATAGTTTGCTGGATTTTTTATATAAATGACAGTCAATCTTTTCCATAAAAACTATCCTACCTTTTCGATCTCCTCCAAAAATGCATCAATCAAATCTCTTGGATTGTTGGGATCTCTTGTTTTCTTATGTTCATTCACAATATCTTTTATAATTGTACTGAAATCATCCCAGTCTTTCTTAATTTTTTGTAGAGGTCCAGGAAGATAGGAGAACCAGGATATATAAGTAAAAAACTGATATATCaatgaaagggggaaaaacacacacatataagtatATTTTCTCAAATGGGAACATTTATCAGATAGTTTgcttaaaaatacatttcattatGGGAGAAAGTTTTTAAATACTTACCTTTTCATACTCGGGCAGAGCATCCTTATCTAGATTTTATTCCCATTCCTCATCCTACTCCTCAGCATCACCATCACTTTGAAactattaatgatgatgatgacaatctATATAATAATGCATTTGTGTAACTCTTTTGACAGCTAATCTGTTTTATCTCCAGTCTCATCCATTATCATAAGTCATTATAATCATCAATGTTGTTCTGGAGGACAGCATATCAGAGATTTCTAAGGATTGTAGTTAAATATTTCTTGAAGCTTTGTTTTTGCAAGAGGAACCTGGAAAGATGGAGGTGAATCTTGCTGTCttcccaattgcaacatttaatgCCAGTATCTACTCTGTTTGGAGATTGGGAATGGAGAGTTACCTAAGAAGAGCATCCTTATGGGAGTGCACAATGACTCCAGTCCAGGGGGTATCTGCAGAGGAACAACGCAGAGCTGACAAGAGAGCCAAATCAATCCTGATTCTGAGTGTAGATGATAAACAATTGATTCAGATAAGCAGCCTGGCTACTGCCTATGAGATTTGGGTGAGATTCAGGCCTgaagccaggatttcgattcggggggggggggggggggggagtttgtttcggggggggggggggctgagtccaagtgaaaccttttgtatcgttaccccaatacccccatgcatatgggatatattgattagggtgatcagatcatgatatgaataaacttaacagtttaaataatgcaccagtatggccttttcgcgaaccaccatgagaatttcaggggggggggctgaagccccccaagcccccccccccccaacccggctacatgcctggtgagaTTGATAGAAGTCTGTGCTTCGGACTCAGCAGCTACAGTGGTTGCTCTTGCCAGGAAGATTTTACAGGAAGCGTTTgcaaaagaatgaaaatatgaagGAACATTTGCAAACCCTGCAGAGCCTATTTGTGTAGCTGGGGGAAAGAGGCTTCCACCTCACTAAGAACAAAAGTTTTATTGTTCTGTCCTTGATGGATGATTCTTTCAATGGTATTAATTCTACAACTGCGGATCTCCTAATCACCTCAAGAGAAACAAAGCATGAAAAACCTTCTCCAGCAGGAGGGGATAAATCACAGGCTCATATGTTCAGAATGGTAAAATTGAGAGATATGTGCAAAAGATTCAAATTGTAAAAGCCTGGGTAAAGCATGTGGACTTAAAGTGTAATTGTGTTAGAGATGCAGTAAAGAATTGTGAGATTGTGTTGGTTTACTGCAATGCAAATTTAAAGCGTTGAGTGTTCAGAAGCATTTAGTAGTATTAAGTGATCTGTGTATTTTTGAATGTACTGTATAAATGTAAAGGCTTATTTTTCTGTTGACATGAGGAGGGGTGTTGGagaatgcaaggaatcagtgagtgtgtgtgtcaactgtaaaataagattcaTGAAGATGCTTGGTCGGGCAATACGAAGGGTAATAACtaagcctggaacttttggatactgttgcatttttgttcaggctcgagCTAGCGGgtgcagagagagagatgagagagagaaggagagagagagagactgatttgcttcttggctgctggagGAATATTctctcatatggacaaagaaatacattttaaaactctcTAAAAGAACTTATCGTAAGTTGATGCAACTGTTTATATTGTGCATATgctgttctgaattaagaagagtaaatgacttgttctttattgttcatctgtgtggcatattttctttctctggcaaggcagcgtgtagactgatcaaacgtgaactacacgtggtttgttttatattatgccacatactgtaaaaaaaaaactgattaaaaGTACCCACTCAAAAGCACCCACCCTGTCTTGAAATGAGTGCCAGCGTTGATGCTTGTGTTTCCTCACTCCACAGGGGTTGGTGTACCCTGCCCTGTCTCCCGggttctgatctcagattatcttcttatcatataatccagatcaaagcagatcagatcctgggatatagggcagtgtagatccagccagtgaTACTCTCAGCGGTGACAGTCATTACCTGTTTTGTGTCTAAGTCCTCAGAATCCCAAAATCTTTCCCAATGCATTATCTATGTCTTGACAGTGGTGAAACACTGATTCAGACAGACCACATTGGTGACCTGGGTGTCCTGCTTGTTCATCAGCCACATCTCAAGTAGCCACTAcccctttaaaaaatcaaactcaGAAAGATACCAGAGGCAAGATACTGGTTATTCCCTTCAGGATCTCTTCAGTCGAATGCATAAGCGACAGGAGGTTTTTACTGTGATATTCAAAACGATCACCAAATGCTAATGTACAGATAATATTGccaactgcagtgtagatgaagtCATGTGGGTCAAAAGGAAAACCTACATGAGATAGAAAAACAATGAATAAGAGTTATGCTATCACTGCCCAAGAGTTTTTGGTGGACTGATTCCACAGCAACAAAGTATTACTCAGGCATAACCCCAACAACAAATCCAAACAAACAAGCATTGACCTGAATTCCTTTATAACTTTCAGAGAGATTCGCTTTTTTGGGAAAAGAAGCTTTAAGAAATTCTCCATTTTGCCATTTTCCATAGTTTCCTTTGTTAGCAATATAATCAAACATATGTGACATCATTCCTCATAAGAATGGCTCAGAATCATAATTATCCTCCTCTATTACCAGCATAGGCATAAGAACTAAGTTTCTTTTTTAGATTCACCCAAATCTTCCTCTTGTCCACAATAATAAGTTGTACCTTCCTGAGATTTCAACTCGGCACACAAGTATCCAGCTTCTTCACACACTCTCTTTTCAAGTGTTTTCTTCCCCATTCCAAGTCTTTTCAGATTGGAGACACAGAATCGTCTTTGCTCCCTCCAGCCATTGTCACATGAGGTCACAAGGACTCCTAAAACGTATAAAATAATTCAGTGAATATTTTCTTGAAAATAATCTCTGTGTTTTGTTCTAATATCCCAAATCACAGGTTACGAATGACTCTTATTTTTTTGAGTCAATGAGAGTAGCAGTCATGTGTTGACCCTTGTCCGACACAGTTTGGCTGCTGTGTTGGTCTGGATAAgggcgaacagattgaaacttaatccagacaagacagaggtactcctggtcagtcgaaaggctgaataggggatagagttacagcctgtgttagacggggttacactccccctgaagacacagattcacagtctgggagtgatcctggattcactgctgagcctggaaccccaggtcttggcagtggccgggagagcttttgcgcaattaaaactcatatgccagctgcaccctttccttgggaagtctgacttggccacggtggtccatgctctgcttacatccagaatagactactgcaacgctctctatgtgggcctgcctttgaaaacttctcggaagcttcaattagtccaacggtcagcggccatgttgttaactggagtgGCAGTTAAAGGAAGTgtactactcctctgttgagtcagctccactggctgccaattggcttctgggaacaattcaaagtgttggttttaacctttaaagccctcaacggttctggcccagactacttgtccaaacgtatctccttctatgaaccatcacgaagtttaagatcatcaggagaggccctgttctcgatcccaccactcttgcaaatgcggttggtggggatgagagacagggccttctcggcagtggccccctgtctgtggaactcccgcCTGAAGGAcaagttggccacctccctcctgtcttttagaagacaactgaagacctggctctgtggcCAGGTGTTTGATTAGATGATAGTGGCAATAGGAAAGGAATTTGGGTTGCGACACTGGATTTCCCAgtttgatttttggttttactggcattttaatattatctggtaaatgaatgtattggctgatgtgtttgatgttttaagataattttattgttttactattttattgtattctttgatgtatatgttgtaagcatcattgatgcctatgtgaggcagttctgagtccccttgtggggagaagggcgggatagaaatgtacaaaataaaaaaaatgtcattCCCTGTGCTATAAGTCATATTGCTCTTGCTGAGGCAGTCATCAGGGACAGTTCCCCCCTTGCTACCACCTAGGTGCCTACCAATATTGTTATGCTAAGATCAATTTTTAGCTGTGGACTTGTCAATCATTTTGCTGTGTCATATATAGTTGATTCCATCACAACATAAGGAAGACTTGCCTTCACAATTCTTTCCACGGCCTATTATGCCCATCAAGGGTATTGATGATCGCTCAGTGAAGTTCTCAGCTTTTTGTCCCAGTGCCTCCTTTATTGTCTGGAACCCACTCAGTACTACAAATTTTTTCCATCCAATCCGGAATGATAAGATTGGTCCATATCTTTCCATCAGCTGtgacaagaaagaaggaaaccccGGTGGAATAAATtttaaacacaaaagaaaaacacagagaaGCCCAAACTATGTaaccagaatatactgtaaaaCCCAAAAGATTGAATATATTTCAAGCTTAGAATTCTTTTTCAAAGATAGTTGCAATagtaatttaaagaggaaagagggaaactgACATTTTCAAGAATGTCATCTGCCTTTACTAAAGGTATCTTCCCTTGTTGAATCAAATATTTTCCTATCTATACCAGCGAAGTCATTGCAATTTATCTTTCCTTTTCATctacaaaaagaagaaagaaagggggaaacagTAGAGAAAGACAGAGGAACTCATTCTGGATGGCAACAACACCCAGAAACTCTGCAATGATATCAGTAACCTATAAATGATGTAATAATTAAAGCCTCATTAGGTAACACCCTCTCTTTCGGAGTCCACTTAGTTTAGATAGTCATATTTACTCTCTATGCCCTACATACATCTCAACAATTAAATGCaattcaacaacatttggaaagctTGATTCCCATTTCTAATTCAGCttatgttggggttttttttatcacaCGTGAATAGCTGAACTTTACACCACATTCTAAACATGCCACTTGGTGCCTATTTTGGACTATCATTTAGCCCAGATCCCAagctttcagtaaaaaaaaaaagagagagagtaaGTCTTTAGCTTTCAAAGACATGGAAGAAATGGGGCCACTCTGCAGTCGGTTTTGTGTGTATGAGAATTTGAGGGCACATCCAAATATCCCCATTAACACGGGAGTTCTcacaattaaaagggggctgtccaggtGATATCCCAGAGAAACACGAATTAATTttccacaaagcaggaaaactctggtttgtgatcaattaatttgttagtgggtttattccgtgccttcttggaaggtgtggaataaacccactatttctgctgtctggactgctccctcaaaagttctgggcttTTGAGGGGACAGTCCAGACAGTAATCCCATGGTTTTCcgggccaaattttccaaaaaccccttttaaaagtaaaagaacttacccggcctccttTAGAGTggtgctggagttctcctggtgcatagcaATGATGTGCCAAGATAGCGAGGGGGGAAGGAAAttcctatgcaccaggagagtggggAGCAGTATGAAAAGAGAATGACCGCATTCTGGATGAATAGACTCCATTAGGGATGCCACAGTCTAGAATAACTTGGAGGTATCTCATTCAAGGAGTGACCATAAGTCAATGTTGACTTGAAGACAGCTAACAACTACAACACTAGATatttctctcagggcccttccacacagccctagatcccagaatatcaaggtagaaaatcccacattatctcagtgtggacacccagataacccagttcaaaccagatattgtgggattttctgccttgatattctgggatatagggctgtgaggaaagGTCCTCAGTCTCAAAGATACTAAAAGGTCACTTTGCATTCTGACTGGGACTACCATGGCTATTGAAAATAACAGTGAATGGTGAGGTTCAAATTGACATACATTTCCAGTATGGAAGAGCCCTTTGATTCATGGCCCTCTTTGCTCTCACTCATCTCACAACACTTGGATCATTCTGCAATAAATTATGCATCTGTGAAGATGCAATGAGCACATGGAGGAAGCTACAACAAATCTACTGTGtgattctgtgtgtatatatttatatgggTTGAATGCCTCTTCTTGTCTCTTCCAAAAGGCTATGATCCAATACGTATCTAGCATTGATGAAAAGCCTGACTTGTAAGCCAATACAGAACACGGgacttccatttttttaaaaattattttgtttcTAAGTTATAGAGAAAGGCAAATACAGTTTAAGATGAGTTGTTTAGTGATGTACAGACATACCCtgtcactttttttaaaattacattttagcaAGCAATTTGTCATCTCCAGAAGTCTTTAACTGGTTGTGTTCCTTTATGAATTACTAAAGAATACACTTTTCCTATAACATCCTCATTACATTGCTGTGgttatataatttttatataacCTTTTCTATATAATTTTTAAAGGTATGAACAGTCCAAGATCCTGGATCAGGTTAAAACCGCCATATTCCATAAAATGTAATGCCCTCGGTGCTAGTTCCAAATAATACAGGTTATATTTCATTTATGAGGTTGAAATCATAGAAgtgcaattattattttattttatagacaTGTTACATGAGCTTTTTTAAACACAGTAATTCCTTAAGTCATTCCATAGGATGCCTTGCTTGGAAAACTGGGTAAGCCAATACTTACACTTAGAACGCATTTGTGTGGATTTCTTCTGTCAAACTCCAGCAAGTTCCCAATGAACGGCAGAGGGGTAGGTCCTGGAGGATAGCGACTACATCTCTTCCTCCGCTTCATAGAATCCAACAGCAGGGCAAGAGCAAGCAGAGTGGCAGAAATGAACAACATTGTGAGGTTGTTCCAACGgacctggttccacagccaagagaACGAAGTTGGGATCACGACCACTGAAGTCCACATTTTTCCTTATCAATCGTTGTGGGGCAGATTGCACTTGTTCCAACTTTGACTGTTCATTATACACTTCCCTTTCTCTTATGCTTCAGATTCTTGCTGCAGTGGCCTTTTATTAATAGGGTGGCCTC includes these proteins:
- the LOC132776008 gene encoding cytochrome P450 2D14-like, translating into MWTSVVVIPTSFSWLWNQVRWNNLTMLFISATLLALALLLDSMKRRKRCSRYPPGPTPLPFIGNLLEFDRRNPHKCVLSLMERYGPILSFRIGWKKFVVLSGFQTIKEALGQKAENFTERSSIPLMGIIGRGKNCEGVLVTSCDNGWREQRRFCVSNLKRLGMGKKTLEKRVCEEAGYLCAELKSQEGFPFDPHDFIYTAVGNIICTLAFGDRFEYHSKNLLSLMHSTEEILKGITSILPLFFTYISWFSYLPGPLQKIKKDWDDFSTIIKDIVNEHKKTRDPNNPRDLIDAFLEEIEKAEGNTETSFNEQNLNHLLLDIFAAGTETSSSTLTWGLLFMVLHPEVQKKVHEEIDTVIGGVKSITMEDRSNLPYTTAVIHEIQRYADIVPVVFPYEACNDTEVGGFVIPKDTVVLNHLSSVLKDETMWEKPHEFYPEHFLDANGQFVKREAFLPFSLGRHACFGEPLAKMELFVFFTSLMQHFIFCIPENAPRPSEERIYALSVFPLPFQISAFPR